One genomic region from Rosa rugosa chromosome 1, drRosRugo1.1, whole genome shotgun sequence encodes:
- the LOC133744540 gene encoding uncharacterized protein LOC133744540, whose amino-acid sequence MARVGLVCLVLLAGILVVQAMAEKSELNPTEAKPQNRVLAAHSDSDSGSDQSSVSVAEVPSHSMEESQVAEGPSVRKLGPSKHHQDKSVAGGGVIIGGLVTAIFAAVFCYIRVTRKRGGVY is encoded by the coding sequence ATGGCTAGAGTTGGTCTGGTTTGCCTAGTTCTTCTAGCTGGGATCCTTGTGGTCCAGGCAATGGCTGAAAAATCTGAGCTGAACCCAACTGAGGCTAAGCCCCAAAATCGGGTTTTAGCAGCACATTCAGATTCAGATTCAGGTTCAGATCAGAGTAGTGTTTCTGTTGCTGAAGTGCCATCTCATAGTATGGAGGAGTCTCAAGTGGCTGAAGGCCCATCTGTCAGAAAGTTGGGGCCCTCAAAGCATCACCAAGATAAGTCTGTTGCTGGTGGAGGTGTTATTATTGGTGGGCTTGTCACTGCCATTTTTGCAGCTGTCTTTTGCTACATCAGGGTCACCAGAAAAAGGGGAGGTGTTTATTAA
- the LOC133744546 gene encoding fasciclin-like arabinogalactan protein 21, whose amino-acid sequence MASSSSSYCTRWHAILYSTMAVILAAIAISMTLRSDPTAQTPQSATPISHVISLSASRTLRASGFTVTAALLQISPELFLSSPNSTIFAIADSHISNASLPPHLLRDLLKYHTSPVRVSIEDLMEKPQGSCLPTLYRKKTVTVTRIDRKNRTVQINRVWVSHPNLFLEGSVSIHGVLGPFAAVDPEYDVIHAPVCDSNSSVVSGSGGLKKSNVEWGRIIRLLSSKGFVPFAIGLHSVLDGILEDERNVSSVTIFVPPRLELGAHHHHPRALLEKIVRFHIVPQRLTHQELSALPARTLLRTMVHGDQPLEVTGFMSFMPELVINGVRIVAPDIYSSNNLVVHGISRAFEVNDLPNTQ is encoded by the coding sequence AtggcgtcttcttcttcttcctactGCACCCGCTGGCACGCCATACTCTACTCCACCATGGCCGTCATCCTCGCCGCCATCGCAATCTCCATGACCCTCCGCTCCGACCCCACCGCCCAAACCCCCCAATCGGCCACACCCATCAGCCACGTCATCTCTCTCAGCGCCTCAAGAACTCTCCGGGCCTCCGGCTTCACCGTCACGGCGGCGCTCCTCCAAATCTCGCCGGAGCTCTTCCTCTCCTCGCCGAACTCCACCATCTTCGCAATCGCCGACTCCCACATCTCCAACGCCTCTCTCCCTCCTCACCTCCTCAGAGACCTCCTCAAATACCACACCTCGCCGGTTAGGGTTTCGATCGAAGACCTGATGGAGAAGCCTCAAGGTTCTTGCTTGCCGACTCTGTACCGGAAAAAGACCGTCACGGTCACGAGGATCGATCGGAAGAATCGGACGGTCCAGATCAACCGGGTTTGGGTCTCGCACCCGAATCTGTTTCTAGAAGGATCCGTTTCGATTCACGGCGTTCTTGGCCCGTTCGCGGCCGTGGATCCCGAATATGACGTCATTCACGCTCCTGTGTGCGACTCCAATTCTAGCGTCGTTTCTGGTTCTGGTGGATTGAAGAAGAGCAATGTGGAATGGGGTCGGATTATTAGGTTGCTGAGCTCAAAGGGGTTTGTGCCGTTTGCAATTGGGCTGCATTCTGTTCTTGATGGGATTCTTGAAGATGAGAGAAATGTGAGCTCTGTGACGATTTTTGTGCCACCAAGATTGGAGCTTggagctcatcatcatcatcctcggGCTTTGCTTGAGAAGATTGTGAGGTTTCACATTGTGCCGCAGAGGCTTACACACCAGGAGCTTTCGGCATTGCCTGCGAGGACTCTGCTCAGGACTATGGTTCATGGTGATCAGCCTCTTGAAGTCACTGGGTTCATGAGTTTCATGCCGGAATTGGTCATCAATGGAGTGAGGATCGTGGCGCCCGACATCTATTCTTCAAACAACTTGGTCGTCCATGGGATTTCCCGAGCTTTCGAGGTGAATGATCTGCCTAATACCCAATAA